In Candidatus Eremiobacterota bacterium, the following are encoded in one genomic region:
- a CDS encoding CZB domain-containing protein — MTTAVLSETDKNTLKQQITAAIAAHHAWMGRLKTAAEYGRSSVDVETTAKEDVCPIGIWLTREISATLKARPLYARSRSLHAQFHREAARVLGMALARDARAKAELAEGSAFSAVANELRRTLYDWLVEVG, encoded by the coding sequence ATGACCACCGCCGTTCTGTCGGAAACCGACAAAAACACGCTCAAACAGCAGATTACGGCCGCGATCGCGGCCCACCACGCCTGGATGGGCCGGCTCAAGACCGCGGCCGAGTACGGGCGCAGCAGCGTCGACGTGGAGACCACCGCGAAGGAAGACGTCTGCCCGATCGGGATCTGGCTGACCCGCGAAATCTCCGCGACGCTCAAGGCGCGGCCGCTGTACGCGCGCTCGCGCTCGCTGCACGCACAGTTCCACCGTGAAGCGGCGCGGGTGCTCGGGATGGCGCTGGCGCGCGACGCGCGGGCGAAGGCCGAGCTCGCCGAGGGCAGCGCGTTCTCGGCCGTGGCGAACGAGTTGCGCCGCACGCTGTACGACTGGCTGGTCGAGGTCGGCTAA